One window of Zalophus californianus isolate mZalCal1 chromosome 3, mZalCal1.pri.v2, whole genome shotgun sequence genomic DNA carries:
- the PTMA gene encoding prothymosin alpha isoform X4 yields the protein MSDAAVDTSSEITTKDLKEKKEVVEEAENGRDAPANGNANEENGEQEADNEVDEEEEEGGEEEEEEEEGDGEEEDGDEDEEAEAATGKRAAEDDEDDDVDTKKQKTDEDD from the exons ATGTCAGACGCGGCCGTGGACACCAGCTCCGAGATCACCACCAAG GACttaaaggagaagaaggaagttgTGGAGGAGGCCGAGAATGGAAGAGACGCGCCTGCTAACGGGAACGCT AATGAGGAAAATGGGGAGCAGGAGGCCGACAACGAGgtagatgaagaagaggaagaggggggggaggaagaggaggaggaggaggaaggcgaTG GTGAGGAAGAGGATGGAGACGAAGACGAGGAGGCCGAGGCAGCTACGGGCAAACGGGCAGCTGAAGACGATGAG GATGACGATGTCGACACCAAGAAGCAGAAGACCGATGAGGATGACTAg
- the PTMA gene encoding prothymosin alpha isoform X3: protein MSDAAVDTSSEITTKDLKEKKEVVEEAENGRDAPANGNAENEENGEQEADNEVDEEEEEGGEEEEEEEEGDGEEEDGDEDEEAEAATGKRAAEDDEDDDVDTKKQKTDEDD, encoded by the exons ATGTCAGACGCGGCCGTGGACACCAGCTCCGAGATCACCACCAAG GACttaaaggagaagaaggaagttgTGGAGGAGGCCGAGAATGGAAGAGACGCGCCTGCTAACGGGAACGCT GAGAATGAGGAAAATGGGGAGCAGGAGGCCGACAACGAGgtagatgaagaagaggaagaggggggggaggaagaggaggaggaggaggaaggcgaTG GTGAGGAAGAGGATGGAGACGAAGACGAGGAGGCCGAGGCAGCTACGGGCAAACGGGCAGCTGAAGACGATGAG GATGACGATGTCGACACCAAGAAGCAGAAGACCGATGAGGATGACTAg
- the PTMA gene encoding prothymosin alpha isoform X2: MGPTGAPVPLTGRSPSCARPDACLLCWRPDRHGQVEKVTGLRGARGGVALWKANRVRSSRCGLTGPESRRADDERPGGRWGAGRRVSEWRSSSLSPDTFPGDDLRPPGTAVTYRELDLKEKKEVVEEAENGRDAPANGNAVRKRMETKTRRPRQLRANGQLKTMRMTMSTPRSRRPMRMTRQQKRKS; the protein is encoded by the exons ATGGGGCCGACAGGTGCCCCGGTGCCGCTCACTGGACGGAGTCCGAGCTGCGCCCGGCCCGACGCCTGTTTGTTGTGTTGGCGGCCGGATCGGCACGGCCAGGTGGAAAAAGTTACCGGGCTTCGGGGCGCCCGCGGCGGCGTTGCCCTTTGGAAAGCGAACCGGGTCCGCTCCTCGAGGTGCGGTCTGACGGGCCCTGAGAGCCGCCGCGCGGACGACGAGAGGCCGGGAGGGAGATGGGGCGCCGGGCGGCGCGTTTCTGAATGGCGGTCGAGTTCCTTAAGCCCGGACACGTTTCCCGGCGACGACCTGCGACCTCCTGGGACAGCTGTCACATATAGGGAATTG GACttaaaggagaagaaggaagttgTGGAGGAGGCCGAGAATGGAAGAGACGCGCCTGCTAACGGGAACGCT GTGAGGAAGAGGATGGAGACGAAGACGAGGAGGCCGAGGCAGCTACGGGCAAACGGGCAGCTGAAGACGATGAG GATGACGATGTCGACACCAAGAAGCAGAAGACCGATGAGGATGACTAgacagcaaaaaaggaaaagttaa
- the PTMA gene encoding prothymosin alpha isoform X1, with the protein MGPTGAPVPLTGRSPSCARPDACLLCWRPDRHGQVEKVTGLRGARGGVALWKANRVRSSRCGLTGPESRRADDERPGGRWGAGRRVSEWRSSSLSPDTFPGDDLRPPGTAVTYRELDLKEKKEVVEEAENGRDAPANGNANEENGEQEADNEVDEEEEEGGEEEEEEEEGDGEEEDGDEDEEAEAATGKRAAEDDEDDDVDTKKQKTDEDD; encoded by the exons ATGGGGCCGACAGGTGCCCCGGTGCCGCTCACTGGACGGAGTCCGAGCTGCGCCCGGCCCGACGCCTGTTTGTTGTGTTGGCGGCCGGATCGGCACGGCCAGGTGGAAAAAGTTACCGGGCTTCGGGGCGCCCGCGGCGGCGTTGCCCTTTGGAAAGCGAACCGGGTCCGCTCCTCGAGGTGCGGTCTGACGGGCCCTGAGAGCCGCCGCGCGGACGACGAGAGGCCGGGAGGGAGATGGGGCGCCGGGCGGCGCGTTTCTGAATGGCGGTCGAGTTCCTTAAGCCCGGACACGTTTCCCGGCGACGACCTGCGACCTCCTGGGACAGCTGTCACATATAGGGAATTG GACttaaaggagaagaaggaagttgTGGAGGAGGCCGAGAATGGAAGAGACGCGCCTGCTAACGGGAACGCT AATGAGGAAAATGGGGAGCAGGAGGCCGACAACGAGgtagatgaagaagaggaagaggggggggaggaagaggaggaggaggaggaaggcgaTG GTGAGGAAGAGGATGGAGACGAAGACGAGGAGGCCGAGGCAGCTACGGGCAAACGGGCAGCTGAAGACGATGAG GATGACGATGTCGACACCAAGAAGCAGAAGACCGATGAGGATGACTAg